The sequence TCGAAGTGCACGGCGCCAGCAAGACCGCGATCGCGGCGGTCGAGAAGGCCGGCGGTTCGGTGAAGATCCTCGCCCCCGCCAAGGAAGAAGGCGAGGCGGCGTAACAACTGCGTCATTGGCCCGCGCCTCGCGGGCCTTTACGCATGCGGGACGATGGACTTATCGAAGCCGAAGCCCCAGATAATGTCCGGCGTCCGCTAGAATAGCCCGGCCGCGGGTATCACGGCGCAACAGGCGGCGGGAGAAAGTCCAAGATGGTCTCTGCAGCGGAACAACTGGCAGCCAATCTCAATTTCGGCGCGTTTGCGAAGGCCGACGAACTGAAGAAGCGCATCTGGTTCACCCTGGGTGCGCTGCTCGTTTATCGGCTCGGAACCTACATCCCGCTGCCGGGCATCGATCCCAACATCTGGGAGCAGGTGTTCAAGTCGCAGGCGGGCGGCATCCTCGGCATGTTCAACATGTTCGCCGGCGGCGGCATCCACCGCATGGCGATCTTTGCGCTGAACATCATGCCGTACATCTCGGCCTCGATCATCATCCAGCTCCTCACCACCGTCTCGCCGCAGCTCGAGGCGCTGAAGAAGGAGGGCGAGGCCGGCCGCAAGACGCTGAACCAGTACACCCGCTACCTGACGGTGATCCTGGCCGCGTTCCAATCCTATGGTATCGCGGTGGGTCTCGAAGGCGCCGGCAATGTCGTCAGCGACCCCGGCATGTTCTTCCGCCTGTCCACGGCAATCACGCTGACCGGCGGCACCATGTTCCTGATGTGGCTGGGCGAGCAGATCACCTCGCGCGGCATCGGCAATGGTATCTCGCTGATCATTCTCTCCGGCATCGTCGCCGAGCTGCCCGCGGCGCTCGCCAACATGCTCGAGCTCGGCCGTCAGGGCGCGATGTCGACCGGCCTGATCCTGGTCGTGATCGTCATGGCGGTCGCCGTCATCGCTTTCATCGTGTTCATGGAGCGCGCCCAGCGCCGGCTCCTGATCCAGTATCCGAAGCGCCAGGTCGGCAACAAGATGTTCGAGGGCCAGTCCTCGCATTTGCCGCTCAAGCTCAACACCTCGGGCGTGATCCCGCCGATCTTCGCGTCCTCGCTGCTGCTGCTGCCGACCACGGTTGCGAACTTCAACGCCGGCCGCGGGCCGGAATGGTTCCAGTGGATCACCACCCAGCTCGGCCACGGCCGCCCGCTGTTCCTGATCCTCTATCTCGCCCTGATCGTGTTCTTCGCCTTCTTCTACACCGCGATCGTGTTCAACCCGACCGAGACCGCTGACAATCTGAAGAAGCACGGCGGCTTCATCCCGGGCATCCGTCCGGGCGAGCGCACCGCCGAATATATCGACTACGTGCTGTCGCGCATCACTGTGCTCGGTGCGATTTATCTCGCGATCGTCTGCTTGATTCCGGAAATCCTGATCTCCTACGCCTCGGTGCCGTTCTACTTCGGCGGCACGTCGCTGCTGATCGTCGTCAGCGTGACCATGGATACGGTGGCGCAGGTGCAGGGCTATCTGCTGGCGCATCAGTACGAAGGTCTGATCCGCAAGTCGAAGCTGCGCGGCGGCCGCCGCCGCTAAGCGCAGCGCTTTCAAGGCGGCGCGACAGCGCCGCCGATTCGCCGTGCGAGCAACGCGCGGCGCCCGCGCAAGCGGTGAGCCAGTCATGCGGCCATGTCGGCAGAGCTGCTCTCACTGCGACGCAATCACTGATTTCAAAGGCCTTCTTGGCGTCCGGGCATTTGCTCCCCTATGATATGGGTAGCGGTGCGGCGCTGATTATGATTTGCACTGTTACCGAACTTTCAAACACAGGTGCGCGACGTATCGCTCACCAATCCGGGGGGCGTACGCCGATGAGAATCATACTTCTGGGACCGCCGGGGTCGGGCAAGGGGACCCAGGCGCAGCGGCTGGTGCAGCGCTATGGCATCGTCCAGCTCTCGACCGGTGAGATGTTGCGCGCGGCCGTCGCGGCGGGAACGCCAGTCGGGCTGAAGGCCAAGGAGATCATGGCGAGCGGCGGCCTCGTGCCCGACGACGTCGTGGTCGGAATCATCTCCGACCGGCTCGATCAGCCGGACGCCAAGGCCGGCTTCATCCTCGACGGTTTCCCGCGGACGGTGCCGCAGGCCGAGGCGCTGGACGAACTGCTCAGGCACAAGCATCTCAAGCTCGACGCCGTGATCGAGCTCCGTGTCAACGAGAGCGCGCTTTTGAGCCGCGTCGAGACCCGCGTCGCCCAGATGCGGGAGCGCGGGGAGGAGATCCGGGTCGACGACACCCCGGAGGTCTTGACCAAGCGTCTGGCCAGCTACCGCAGCCAAACCGAACCCCTGATTCACTATTATTCCGAGCGTCGGAAGCTCTCCACCATCGACGGCATGATGGCGATCGACGAGGTCACCCGCGCCATCCACCGCCAGTTGCTGGCGCTCGGGGCGGTCGAGCCCAAGACACACGCCAGGAGTGCCGCCAAGGCGGGCCCGGCCAAGAAGGCGAAGACTACCAAGAAACCGGCCAAAAAGCCGGCGAAAGCGGCTAAAAAGGCCGCAAAATCGGCCAGAACCGCCAAAAAGGCCAAGAAGGGCGCCAAGAAGGCTGCCAAGAAAACGGCCAAGAAAACGGCTAAAAAAATGGCCAAGAAGGCCGCCAAGACAACGGTCAAAAAGACCGCCAAGAAGGCTGTCAAAAAAGGTTCGAACAAGGGACCAAAAAAGGTCACGAAAAAGCGAGCCAAACGCTAGCAGCGGTTGACGAAAGCCCCTGGAATCCCCTAATAAGCCCCGCATCCAAGTCGGATAGTTTCAGACGATGCCGGGCCCCAGGAAGACCGGGGGTGGGCGTCGTGTTCGCGTTTGTGAACACCTGCCCGAGAACATAAGCACTTAAAGCGCGATTCCTGACGAGGGATCGGCGACAGGAGAGAAGGCCGTGGCCCGTATTGCCGGCGTGAACATTCCCACCAACAAGCGCGTGCTGATCGCGCTCCAGTATATCCATGGCATCGGTCAGAAGATCGCCGGTGAAATCCTGGAGAAGGTGAAGATCCCCGTGGATCGTCGCGTCAACCAGCTCAGCGACGCCGAAGTGCTCCAGATCCGCGAAGTGATCGACCGCGACTATCTCGTCGAGGGCGACCTGCGTCGTGAGGTCGGCATCAACATCAAGCGTCTGATGGACCTCGGCTGCTATCGCGGCCTGCGTCATCGTCGCGGCCTGCCGGTGCGCGGCCAGCGGACCCACACCAACGCGCGCACGCGCAAGGGTCCGGCCAAGGCCATCGCCGGCAAGAAGAAGTAAGTTTTCGAATCCAATCGCGGTGCGTGGCGATGCGGGGTGACCGTTCGCCACGCCCCTTTCGTTCCACAGGTGTAGCCGCTGGCATTACGGCGGCGTTTGAGATCTCCAGGAAAGGTACTCTATGGGCAAGGAAGCCACCCGCGTTCGCCGTCGCGAGCGCAAGAACATCGCCTCCGGCGTCGCGCATGTGAACTCGTCGTTCAACAACACGACCATCACCATCACCGACGCGCAGGGCAACACGATTGCCTGGTCCTCCGCCGGCACGATGGGCTTCAAGGGCTCGCGCAAGTCGACCCCGTATGCCGCGCAAGTTGCCGCCGAGGACGTGTCCAAAAAGGCGCAGGAGCACGGCATGCGCACGCTGGAAGTCGAAGTCGCCGGTCCCGGTTCGGGCCGCGAGTCGGCTCTCCGTGCGCTCCAGGCCGCGGGCTTCACCGTCACCTCGATCCGCGACGTGACCACGATCCCGCACAACGGTTGCCGTCCCCGCAAGCGTCGGCGTGTTTGATTGAGAGGTTGCGGGCGCTTCGGCGCCTGCAATGACTTTTGCAAGAAGCCGCGGGTGCGACCTGCGGCCTTTCTCCAACGCCAGTGTCTGCAGCGGCAGTTCGACTGGCCTGTATGGGTGAAACAGTGACGATCCAGAAAAATTGGCAAGAACTGATCCGGCCGAACAAGCTCCAGGTCATTGCTGGCAGCGATCCGGCCCGTTTTGCGACCGTCGTTGCCGAACCGCTCGAGCGCGGCTTCGGCCAGACCCTCGGCAACGCGCTGCGCCGCATCCTGCTCTCCTCGCTCCAGGGCGCGGCGGTGCAATCGGTGCACATCGACGGCGTGCTGCACGAGTTTTCCTCGATCGCGGGCGTCCGTGAGGACGTCACCGACATCGTGCTCAACATCAAGGACATCGCGATCAAGATGCAGGGCGAAGGCCCCAAGCGCATGGTCGTGAAGAAGCAGGGTCCGGGCACCGTCACCGCCGGCGACATCCAGACCGTCGGCGACGTCATCGTGCTCAATCCGGACCTCCAGATCTGCACGCTCGACGAGGGTGCCGAGATCCGCATGGAGTTCACAGTCTCGACCGGCAAAGGCTACGTGCCCGCCGAGCGCAACCGTCCCGAGGACGCGCCGATCGGTCTGATCCCGGTCGACAGCCTGTACTCGCCGGTCCGCAAGGTCTCCTACAAGGTCGAGAACACCCGCGAGGGCCAGATCCTCGACTACGACAAGCTGACCATGACGATCGAGACCAACGGCGCGATCTCGCCGGATGACTCGGTGGCTTATGCTGCCCGCATCCTCCAGGATCAGCTCAACGTGTTCGTCAATTTCGAAGAGCCGCGCAAGGAAGTCGCCCAGGAGATCATCCCGGACCTCGCCTTCAACCCGGCCTTCCTCAAGAAGGTGGACGAGCTCGAGCTGTCGGTGCGTTCGGCCAACTGCTTGAAGAACGACAACATCGTCTATATCGGCGATCTCGTGCAGAAGAGCGAAGCGGAAATGCTCCGCACCCCGAACTTCGGCCGCAAGTCGCTGAACGAGATCAAGGAAGTGCTGGCCCAGATGGGTCTGCATCTCGGCATGGAAGTGCCGGGCTGGCCGCCGGAGAACATCGACGAACTCGCCAAGCGCTTCGAGGATCATTACTGAGAATTCGTCGTTCCGGGGCGGCTCGCAGGGCCGAACCCGGAACCTCGAGATTCCGGATCGTCGCTTCGGGCCGTCCGGAATGACTGACTGGGGCGAACGCAGGCAGCCCACCTGAGCAACATGTCCGACGAACCGTCGCGGCAGTTTTATCGTAAGGAATAGTCACATGCGTCACGGCAAGGTTCATCGGAAGCTCAACCGCACGGCCGAGCATCGCCGCGCGATGTTCGCCAACATGGCGGCCGCGCTGATCAAGCACGAGCAGATCGTCACCACGCTGCCGAAAGCGAAGGAATTGCGTCCGATCGTCGAGAAGCTCGTCACCCTCGGCAAGAAGGGTGGCCTCTCCATGCGCCGCCAGGCGATCTCGGAGATGCGCGACAAGGACCAGGTCAAGAAGCTGTTTGACGTCCTGGCCACCCGCTACAAGGACCGCCAGGGCGGCTACACCCGCATCATCAAGGCCGGCTTCCGCTACGGCGACAACGCCGCGATGGCCGTGATCGAGTTCGTCGATCGCGACGTCGATGCCAAAGGCCAGGACTCCGGTCCGGTGCAGGAGAAGGAAGCCGAGGCGGCGTAAGCCGGTCGCGCAAGGATCGAATTTCGAAAGCGGCGCCCTCGGGCGCCGCTTTTTTGTGCGGCCGTTCTCGTCGCTCCAATCACATGTAGCTTCGTCACGCATGAGTGAGCGCCGATTGCAGCGTCACTGACTGCGTCCGATATCTCCATCGGCATCAATGGAGACATGACATGAACATCGACCTGTCCGGAAAGACCGCCCTTGTGACCGGCTCGACTGCCGGCATCGGCCACGCCATCGCCAAGGGCCTTGCTGCTTCGGGCGCCGGCGTCGTGATCAACGGCCGCGGCCAGGACAAGGTCGATGCCGTCGTGCGCAAGCTCGAAGCGACGGGCGCCAAGGTGCGCGGCATTGCCGCCGACGTCTCGACCGCCTCGGGCTGCAAGGCGCTGATTTCGGCGCTGCCTAGCGTCGACATCCTCGTCAACAATGCCGGCATCTTCGAGCCGAAGGACTTTTTCGAGATTCCGGACGAGGACTGGAGCCGCTTCTTCGATGTCAACGTCATGAGCGGCGTCCGGCTGTCGCGCGCGTATTTGAAGGACATGCTCGAGCGCAACTGGGGCCGCATCGTCTTCATCTCCTCGGAGTCCGGGCTCAACATTCCCGTCGAGATGATCCACTACGGGATGACCAAGACGGCGCAGCTCGCGGTCGCGCGCGGGTTGGCCCAGCTGACGCGTGGCACCGGCGTCACCGTCAACTCCGTGCTGCCGGGACCGACCATGTCGGAAGGCGTCGAGACCTTCGTGAAGGATCTTGCGAAGCAGAACGGCCAGTCCGTGGACGAGGCGGCAGCCAATTTCGTCAGGCAGCATCGCCCGAGCTCGCTGATCCAGCGTTTTGCCAGCGTCGACGAGATCGCCAACATGGTGGTCTATGTCGCTTCGAAGCAAGCATCCGCCACCAACGGCGCGGCGCTGCGCGCGGAAGGCGGCATCGTCAACACGATCGCCTAGAGCATGCGCGCAACGCGCTACAAAGGCCGCCAGGGTCCATCTTGAATTTGAACGCGGCGCCTTCGGGCGCCGCATCTGCTTTGATTCGTTGATCCCGGCTGGCGCCGCCTTCCTCGCGCCACGAACGCAATTCTATTATTTCCCTTTCAACCCCTGGGGGAAGCCGATGTATAAATCACGCTACGCGATCTTGATTGTCCTCTTGGCCGTTTCGATGACCTGGCCGCTTGGCCATGCGCATGCCGACCAGTCATTTCAGCGCCTCCTGCCGCTTCTGATCGATCTGGACGGATGGCAAGGCAAGAAGCCGGACGGCGTGTCGATGGAGATGGCCGACACCAGCATGACGACAGCGACCCGTGACTACGAGCGGGGCGCAGCGAAAGTTCATGCCACCGTGATCGTTGGCCAGGCAGCAGAAGGCGCATTGGCGCCGCTCCAGGGCGGGATGAACCTCGAAACGTCCGAGGGCCATATGGTGAGCGCGACGATCCGCGGCCTGTCCGCGTTGAAGGTCTTCAACAGCAAGGAGAAGTCGGGCAACCTGATGGTCGAGCTCGACAAGAACGCCATGTTCAATTTTGCCTATGAGGGCATGGGCGAGGACGAAGCGCTCGCACTTGCGGATAAGTTCGACTGGAAGGCAATCCAGACCGCCGCCCGGAAGAAATGATGAGGACGCAGCGGCGGGACGCGCGATCTCGGAGACGATCATGAAGGCCTATGTGATTTCCGAAGTCGAGGTACGCGACCAAGCCGCGATGGCCGCCTATCGCATGCTGGCTGCCCAAACCATCGCGCAATATGGCGGCCGCTACCTCGCACGTGGCGGAGCCGCTGAGGTGGTGGAGGGCGCTCCGCCGCCCAAGACTATCGTTGTCGTGGAGTTCCCCTCGATGAGCCGCGCGCGCGAATGGTACGCGTCGGTCGAATACGCGGAGGCGCTGAAATTGCGGCAGACGGCGCTGGAGCGGCGGCTGATATTTGTCGAGGGGGCGGCTCCATCTAGCTGATTTGCCGGTTTGCCCCTTCTTTTCGAGGCG comes from Bradyrhizobium diazoefficiens and encodes:
- the rpsK gene encoding 30S ribosomal protein S11; translated protein: MGKEATRVRRRERKNIASGVAHVNSSFNNTTITITDAQGNTIAWSSAGTMGFKGSRKSTPYAAQVAAEDVSKKAQEHGMRTLEVEVAGPGSGRESALRALQAAGFTVTSIRDVTTIPHNGCRPRKRRRV
- the secY gene encoding preprotein translocase subunit SecY → MVSAAEQLAANLNFGAFAKADELKKRIWFTLGALLVYRLGTYIPLPGIDPNIWEQVFKSQAGGILGMFNMFAGGGIHRMAIFALNIMPYISASIIIQLLTTVSPQLEALKKEGEAGRKTLNQYTRYLTVILAAFQSYGIAVGLEGAGNVVSDPGMFFRLSTAITLTGGTMFLMWLGEQITSRGIGNGISLIILSGIVAELPAALANMLELGRQGAMSTGLILVVIVMAVAVIAFIVFMERAQRRLLIQYPKRQVGNKMFEGQSSHLPLKLNTSGVIPPIFASSLLLLPTTVANFNAGRGPEWFQWITTQLGHGRPLFLILYLALIVFFAFFYTAIVFNPTETADNLKKHGGFIPGIRPGERTAEYIDYVLSRITVLGAIYLAIVCLIPEILISYASVPFYFGGTSLLIVVSVTMDTVAQVQGYLLAHQYEGLIRKSKLRGGRRR
- a CDS encoding DUF1330 domain-containing protein, producing MKAYVISEVEVRDQAAMAAYRMLAAQTIAQYGGRYLARGGAAEVVEGAPPPKTIVVVEFPSMSRAREWYASVEYAEALKLRQTALERRLIFVEGAAPSS
- a CDS encoding DNA-directed RNA polymerase subunit alpha, whose amino-acid sequence is MGETVTIQKNWQELIRPNKLQVIAGSDPARFATVVAEPLERGFGQTLGNALRRILLSSLQGAAVQSVHIDGVLHEFSSIAGVREDVTDIVLNIKDIAIKMQGEGPKRMVVKKQGPGTVTAGDIQTVGDVIVLNPDLQICTLDEGAEIRMEFTVSTGKGYVPAERNRPEDAPIGLIPVDSLYSPVRKVSYKVENTREGQILDYDKLTMTIETNGAISPDDSVAYAARILQDQLNVFVNFEEPRKEVAQEIIPDLAFNPAFLKKVDELELSVRSANCLKNDNIVYIGDLVQKSEAEMLRTPNFGRKSLNEIKEVLAQMGLHLGMEVPGWPPENIDELAKRFEDHY
- the rplQ gene encoding 50S ribosomal protein L17, giving the protein MRHGKVHRKLNRTAEHRRAMFANMAAALIKHEQIVTTLPKAKELRPIVEKLVTLGKKGGLSMRRQAISEMRDKDQVKKLFDVLATRYKDRQGGYTRIIKAGFRYGDNAAMAVIEFVDRDVDAKGQDSGPVQEKEAEAA
- a CDS encoding SDR family NAD(P)-dependent oxidoreductase, translated to MNIDLSGKTALVTGSTAGIGHAIAKGLAASGAGVVINGRGQDKVDAVVRKLEATGAKVRGIAADVSTASGCKALISALPSVDILVNNAGIFEPKDFFEIPDEDWSRFFDVNVMSGVRLSRAYLKDMLERNWGRIVFISSESGLNIPVEMIHYGMTKTAQLAVARGLAQLTRGTGVTVNSVLPGPTMSEGVETFVKDLAKQNGQSVDEAAANFVRQHRPSSLIQRFASVDEIANMVVYVASKQASATNGAALRAEGGIVNTIA
- a CDS encoding adenylate kinase, with the protein product MRIILLGPPGSGKGTQAQRLVQRYGIVQLSTGEMLRAAVAAGTPVGLKAKEIMASGGLVPDDVVVGIISDRLDQPDAKAGFILDGFPRTVPQAEALDELLRHKHLKLDAVIELRVNESALLSRVETRVAQMRERGEEIRVDDTPEVLTKRLASYRSQTEPLIHYYSERRKLSTIDGMMAIDEVTRAIHRQLLALGAVEPKTHARSAAKAGPAKKAKTTKKPAKKPAKAAKKAAKSARTAKKAKKGAKKAAKKTAKKTAKKMAKKAAKTTVKKTAKKAVKKGSNKGPKKVTKKRAKR
- the rpsM gene encoding 30S ribosomal protein S13, whose product is MARIAGVNIPTNKRVLIALQYIHGIGQKIAGEILEKVKIPVDRRVNQLSDAEVLQIREVIDRDYLVEGDLRREVGINIKRLMDLGCYRGLRHRRGLPVRGQRTHTNARTRKGPAKAIAGKKK